From the genome of Chanos chanos chromosome 5, fChaCha1.1, whole genome shotgun sequence, one region includes:
- the kcnj19b gene encoding G protein-activated inward rectifier potassium channel 1 isoform X2 has protein sequence MSAIRRKFGEDYQVVNTNRGITFSAPTKRKRQRFVEKNGRCNVQHGNLGGETSRYISDLFTTLVDLKWRWNLLIFLLTYTVAWLIMASMWWIIAYIRGDLNHGHDESYTPCVANVYNFPSAFLFFIETEATIGYGYRYITEKCPEGIILFLFQSLLGSIVDAFLIGCMFIKMSQPKKRAETLMFSQDAVISQRDGKLCLMFRVGNLRNSHMVSAQIRCKLIKSRQTPEGEFLPLDQRELDVGFGTGADQLFLVSPLTICHEINPKSPFFDLSQRSLMSEQFEIVVILEGIVETTGMTCQARTSYTEDEVLWGHRFLPVMSLEEGFFRVDYSQFHNTFEVPTPPYSVKEQEEKCSLPSPAPVLSPTPFDGRSRRERIFSLDGAEDQGCRLPSKLQRMSSRNGKEALKMGGGQPAEKASSTGDLPLRAEDQLQLKCLNVATEPLTQSAGELEYRRLAPVHVPVPGPNLNPLPASGSRPEDNLPAKLRRMNADR, from the exons ATGTCGGCAATAAGAAGGAAATTTGGTGAAGACTATCAGGTTGTAAACACGAACCGGGGCATAACTTTCTCTGCGCCTACCAAAAGAAAGCGCCAGAGGTTTGTGGAGAAAAACGGACGCTGCAATGTCCAGCATGGTAACCTTGGCGGGGAGACCAGCAGATACATCTCCGACCTATTCACCACGCTAGTTGATTTGAAGTGGCGTTGGAATCTACTAATATTTCTTTTGACCTATACAGTGGCATGGCTTATAATGGCTTCAATGTGGTGGATAATTGCCTATATCCGCGGAGACCTCAACCATGGACACGACGAGTCCTACACTCCATGTGTCGCCAACGTTTATAACTTTCCGTcggcttttctgtttttcattgagACCGAGGCAACTATCGGTTATGGGTACCGATACATTACTGAGAAGTGCCCAGAGGGCATTATCCTGTTTCTTTTCCAGTCTCTTTTGGGCTCCATCGTGGACGCATTCCTTATTGGCTGTATGTTCATCAAGATGTCCCAGCCGAAGAAGCGAGCTGAGACACTAATGTTCAGCCAAGATGCAGTCATCTCTCAGCGGGACGGGAAGCTGTGCCTCATGTTCAGAGTTGGAAATCTGAGGAATAGCCACATGGTGTCTGCACAGATCAGATGCAAACTCATAAAG TCTCGTCAGACACCTGAGGGTGAGTTTTTGCCACTAGACCAGCGGGAGTTGGACGTGGGCTTTGGAACAGGTGCAGATCAGCTCTTCCTGGTCTCACCTCTCACTATTTGCCATGAGATCAATCCAAAGAGCCCTTTCTTTGACCTGTCTCAACGTTCCCTCATGAGCGAGCAGTTTGAAATTGTCGTCATCTTGGAAGGCATTGTCGAAACCACAG gtATGACCTGTCAGGCTCGCACCTCTTACACCGAGGACGAGGTTCTGTGGGGTCACCGCTTCCTACCCGTCATGTCACTCGAGGAAGGCTTTTTCCGGGTTGATTACTCCCAGTTCCACAACACGTTTGAGGTGCCAACACCTCCATACAGTGTTaaagaacaggaggagaaatGCTCTCTGCCGTCTCCTGCTCCTGTCCTCTCCCCAACACCTTTTGACGGCCGTAGCCGCAGGGAGAGAATCTTTTCCCTGGATGGGGCTGAAGATCAGGGCTGCAGGCTGCCCAGCAAACTCCAACGCATGAGCTCCAGGAACGGGAAAGAGGCCCTGAAAATGGGCGGCGGGCAACCCGCTGAAAAAGCCTCCAGCACGGGCGACCTGCCCCTCCGC GCCGAGGATCAGCTCCAGCTCAAGTGTCTCAACGTAGCCACGGAGCCCCTCACCCAGTCAGCAGGGGAGCTGGAGTACCGCAGACTGGCTCCAGTTCACGTCCCGGTGCCAGGTCCTAACCTGAACCCGCTGCCCGCCTCAGGGAGCCGGCCCGAGGACAACCTCCCGGCCAAACTGCGCAGAATGAATGCAGATCGCTGA
- the kcnj19b gene encoding G protein-activated inward rectifier potassium channel 1 isoform X1 yields the protein MSAIRRKFGEDYQVVNTNRGITFSAPTKRKRQRFVEKNGRCNVQHGNLGGETSRYISDLFTTLVDLKWRWNLLIFLLTYTVAWLIMASMWWIIAYIRGDLNHGHDESYTPCVANVYNFPSAFLFFIETEATIGYGYRYITEKCPEGIILFLFQSLLGSIVDAFLIGCMFIKMSQPKKRAETLMFSQDAVISQRDGKLCLMFRVGNLRNSHMVSAQIRCKLIKSRQTPEGEFLPLDQRELDVGFGTGADQLFLVSPLTICHEINPKSPFFDLSQRSLMSEQFEIVVILEGIVETTGMTCQARTSYTEDEVLWGHRFLPVMSLEEGFFRVDYSQFHNTFEVPTPPYSVKEQEEKCSLPSPAPVLSPTPFDGRSRRERIFSLDGAEDQGCRLPSKLQRMSSRNGKEALKMGGGQPAEKASSTGDLPLRVQRLGSLAGQGEAEDQLQLKCLNVATEPLTQSAGELEYRRLAPVHVPVPGPNLNPLPASGSRPEDNLPAKLRRMNADR from the exons ATGTCGGCAATAAGAAGGAAATTTGGTGAAGACTATCAGGTTGTAAACACGAACCGGGGCATAACTTTCTCTGCGCCTACCAAAAGAAAGCGCCAGAGGTTTGTGGAGAAAAACGGACGCTGCAATGTCCAGCATGGTAACCTTGGCGGGGAGACCAGCAGATACATCTCCGACCTATTCACCACGCTAGTTGATTTGAAGTGGCGTTGGAATCTACTAATATTTCTTTTGACCTATACAGTGGCATGGCTTATAATGGCTTCAATGTGGTGGATAATTGCCTATATCCGCGGAGACCTCAACCATGGACACGACGAGTCCTACACTCCATGTGTCGCCAACGTTTATAACTTTCCGTcggcttttctgtttttcattgagACCGAGGCAACTATCGGTTATGGGTACCGATACATTACTGAGAAGTGCCCAGAGGGCATTATCCTGTTTCTTTTCCAGTCTCTTTTGGGCTCCATCGTGGACGCATTCCTTATTGGCTGTATGTTCATCAAGATGTCCCAGCCGAAGAAGCGAGCTGAGACACTAATGTTCAGCCAAGATGCAGTCATCTCTCAGCGGGACGGGAAGCTGTGCCTCATGTTCAGAGTTGGAAATCTGAGGAATAGCCACATGGTGTCTGCACAGATCAGATGCAAACTCATAAAG TCTCGTCAGACACCTGAGGGTGAGTTTTTGCCACTAGACCAGCGGGAGTTGGACGTGGGCTTTGGAACAGGTGCAGATCAGCTCTTCCTGGTCTCACCTCTCACTATTTGCCATGAGATCAATCCAAAGAGCCCTTTCTTTGACCTGTCTCAACGTTCCCTCATGAGCGAGCAGTTTGAAATTGTCGTCATCTTGGAAGGCATTGTCGAAACCACAG gtATGACCTGTCAGGCTCGCACCTCTTACACCGAGGACGAGGTTCTGTGGGGTCACCGCTTCCTACCCGTCATGTCACTCGAGGAAGGCTTTTTCCGGGTTGATTACTCCCAGTTCCACAACACGTTTGAGGTGCCAACACCTCCATACAGTGTTaaagaacaggaggagaaatGCTCTCTGCCGTCTCCTGCTCCTGTCCTCTCCCCAACACCTTTTGACGGCCGTAGCCGCAGGGAGAGAATCTTTTCCCTGGATGGGGCTGAAGATCAGGGCTGCAGGCTGCCCAGCAAACTCCAACGCATGAGCTCCAGGAACGGGAAAGAGGCCCTGAAAATGGGCGGCGGGCAACCCGCTGAAAAAGCCTCCAGCACGGGCGACCTGCCCCTCCGCGTCCAGCGTCTGGGCTCCTTAGCAGGGCAGGGGGAGGCCGAGGATCAGCTCCAGCTCAAGTGTCTCAACGTAGCCACGGAGCCCCTCACCCAGTCAGCAGGGGAGCTGGAGTACCGCAGACTGGCTCCAGTTCACGTCCCGGTGCCAGGTCCTAACCTGAACCCGCTGCCCGCCTCAGGGAGCCGGCCCGAGGACAACCTCCCGGCCAAACTGCGCAGAATGAATGCAGATCGCTGA
- the znf281b gene encoding zinc finger protein 281b → MSIIQDKLGNEFLRNGGMDSNFPPSMIMFSHLPPVTSFTRLTSQPVMSDLPQEMILKKERDSPDHTGSFLHSMGIKQEKLTELDYRLPLYGGGGATGGKSTEMLDMSLGGHQNMLLHDLSLSNQFSGRLGKDPKESTTRKGKRTNGEGPEGKSRRKRGDSAKSMMLDGDGGGGLSPNSKPHICEHCHAAFRSSYHLRRHVLIHTGERPFRCSQCNMSFIQKYLLQRHEKIHSGEKPFGCDQCNMRFIQKYHMERHKRTHSGEKPYKCDTCQQYFSRTDRLLKHKRACVEAIKKGLEPGMLDLGDEELGQGSYLFTQGNTSAPGRKRGKSKSAGEGGERRRKKATATATGGGGGGGVQMPRGLSLQNYSVEMPTASGVSSSAEDGLSGTTMQNQQGCTPKLVFKKGGRKNQDKNLLSMGNEASSTSGLHGQKLHTHKTTSMDLSGSGGMDSMTLLQASGGSKQGGTSSNYDDAMQFLKKRRYLHAANSSGGGVDYGAGVAHLPAQQTVIQGGIGGEPTLALLDTSPLVSIDIKQDKSGIPDEVLQSLLDHYTHKSDGSHHDVTFDLPDQHHVDLQPASATPELVGPHEGSPINSGDKTVVMNEYSKFLLQTLERTSHSSSFSLGPSGPFPSLLSSSSSPASTLFTDKHVYTTSPLDCGFGQSVPSPLQPSSSSSLSKSHFGMLVGAPSPSHPSSTASQQSFHLSSLEPTTHQQLTPSQELTEQLDKQHSPPYPLTAQELTNGSSQKDQQSKNDRSSGSGSSGGNSSSVSNGSVYTLASPPELAPLEPSKEVDLRSTYQIENFAQAFGSQFKSGRRTPLGYSSDPRVGDVDHRASRTPVSEFSGYTSLLADVSEPASSGSKTPTSQSYR, encoded by the exons ATGAGTATTATCCAGGACAAGCTCGGCAATGAATTTTTGCGAAATGGAGGAATGGATTCCAACTTCCCCCCCAGTATGATCATGTTCAGCCATCTGCCTCCAGTCACCAGCTTCACCCGGCTGACCTCCCAGCCGGTCATGTCCGATCTGCCTCAAGAGATGATCCTAAAGAAAGAGCGGGATTCACCTGATCACACGGGCAGCTTTCTCCATAGCATGGGCATCAAACAAGAGAAGCTGACTGAACTGGACTATCGTCTCCCTCTTTATGGAGGTGGTGGAGCAACAGGGGGAAAGAGCACAGAAATGCTGGACATGTCACTTGGAGGCCATCAGAACATGCTTCTACATGACCTCAGCCTTAGCAAT CAGTTCTCTGGAAGATTAGGAAAAGACCCAAAGGAATCCACGActaggaaaggaaagagaacaaATGGAGAAGGTCCGGAGGGCAAATCAAGAAGGAAACGTGGAGACTCCGCCAAG TCAATGATGCTGGATGGGGATGGAGGAGGAGGCCTCTCCCCCAACTCCAAACCACACATATGTGAGCACTGCCATGCAGCCTTTCGCAGCTCTTACCACCTGCGCCGACATGTGCTCATTCACACAG GTGAGAGGCCTTTCAGGTGCAGCCAGTGTAACATGAGCTTCATCCAGAAGTACCTGCTGCAGCGACATGAAAAGATTCACAGCG GAGAGAAGCCATTTGGCTGTGACCAGTGTAACATGCGCTTCATTCAGAAGTACCACATGGAGAGGCACAAGAGGACACATAGCGGAGAAAAGCCATATAAATGCGACACCTGCCAACAG TATTTTTCACGTACGGATCGATTACTGAAGCACAAAAGAGCTTGCGTAGAAGCCATAAAGAAAGGTCTGGAGCCTGGGATGCTAGACCTTGGAGATGAGGAATTGGGACAGGGCAGCTACCTATTCACTCAGGGAAACACCAGCGCCCCTGGCCGCAAGAGGGGCAAGTCCAAAAGTGCCGGGGAGGGTGGTGAACGTCGGAGAAAGAAAGCAACAGCCACAgcaacaggaggaggaggaggaggtggggtgCAGATGCCACGTGGGCTCAGCCTGCAAAATTATTCTGTGGAGATGCCCACAGCTTCAGGGGTTTCCTCTTCGGCGGAGGACGGACTATCTGGAACAACCATGCAGAACCAACAGGGATGTACTCCTAAGCTCGTATTTAAGAAGGGGGGCCGCAAGAACCAGGACAAAAATTTGCTCTCCATGGGAAATGAGGCAAGCTCAACTTCTGGTCTCCATGGACAGAAGTTGCACACCCACAAGACCACATCCATGGACCTGTCTGGGTCAGGGGGGATGGATAGCATGACCCTTCTTCAGGCCTCTGGTGGGAGCAAACAAGGTGGAACCAGCAGCAATTACGATGACGCTATGCAGTTCTTGAAGAAGAGACGGTACCTGCACGCAGCAAACAGCAGTGGGGGTGGAGTAGACTATGGTGCTGGGGTGGCCCACCTGCCTGCTCAGCAGACAGTTATCCAGGGGGGTATTGGAGGAGAACCAACTCTTGCCCTTCTGGACACTTCACCTCTGGTCAGCATAGACATCAAGCAGGACAAGTCTGGCATTCCAGATGAAGTTCTGCAAAGCCTGCTGGATCACTATACCCACAAATCAGATGGTTCCCACCATGATGTGACTTTTGATCTTCCAGACCAGCACCATGTGGATCTCCAGCCTGCTTCAGCCACTCCAGAGTTGGTAGGTCCGCATGAGGGCTCCCCTATAAACTCAGGGGACAAGACTGTGGTCATGAATGAATACTCTAAGTTCTTGTTGCAGACCCTGGAGAGGACCAGCCACAGTAGCAGCTTCTCTCTGGGTCCATCAGGGCCTTTCCCCAGCCTGCTTTCATCCAGTAGCAGTCCAGCCAGCACACTTTTTACTGACAAGCATGTTTACACCACTTCCCCTCTTGACTGTGGCTTTGGACAGTCAGTACCTTCCCCTCTACAACCTTCCTCTTCGTCTTCTCTGTCCAAATCCCATTTTGGGATGCTGGTGGGTGCTCCCTCACCTTCCCATCCCTCTTCCACTGCCTCCCAGCAGAGCTTCCACCTCAGCAGCCTGGAGCCAACCACTCACCAGCAACTCACCCCTTCTCAGGAGCTCACCGAACAGCTGGACAAGCAGCATTCGCCTCCATATCCGCTCACCGCTCAGGAGCTGACCAATGGCAGCAGCCAGAAGGACCAGCAATCCAAGAACGACAGATCTTCGGGTAGTGGTAGCAGCGGTGGCAACAGTAGCAGTGTTTCCAATGGCTCTGTGTACACCCTTGCCTCACCACCTGAGCTCGCCCCTTTGGAGCCCTCCAAGGAAGTGGATTTGCGCTCCACTTATCAGATAGAGAACTTCGCCCAAGCCTTTGGCTCGCAGTTCAAGTCAGGTCGCCGGACCCCCCTGGGATACAGCAGTGATCCTCGGGTCGGGGATGTCGACCACAGAGCATCACGGACTCCCGTGTCGGAATTCTCAGGGTATACTAGTCTGTTAGCTGATGTTAGCGAGCCAGCTAGCTCAGGATCCAAAACCCCCACGAGCCAAAGCTACAGGTAA